In the genome of Sinorhizobium chiapasense, the window AGGCGTTGACAGCAGCGCAGCAGGCACGGCTCGCGAGTTACGTGTTGCACGCGCCGAGCGCCGGCCAGGTGCTGAGGCAGGATGGCGAGATCGGCGAGGTCGCGGAACTCGGTACCGTGCTCTTCTGGGTCGGCGAACCTAAGCCTCTGATCGTCGAGGCCGAGGTGAACGAGGAAGACATCCCGCGCGTCGAAGTGGGTCAGCGGGCGCTCCTCCGGTCCGATGCCTTTCCGGGCCGTGAACTGGAGGCGGTCGTCGACAGCATCACGCCGAAGGGCGATCCGGTGACGAAAACCTACCGCGTCCGCTTCCGCCTTCCCGACGACACGCCACTGAGGATCGGCATGTCCACCGATGTCAACGTGATCGTGCGGCAGTCGCCGAACACGTTGATCCTTCCCTCGGCTGCCGTCAGCGGCAAGCGGGTCGCCGTGGTCGAGGGTGGTGACGTGCGCTTGCGCGAGATCGAGACCGGCATACGCGGAACGAGCGGCGTCGAGGTTCTTTCAGGACTTGAGGAAGCGGCACAGGTCATCTCCCCCTTCCCCGCCGACCTTGCCGAAGGCACGCGCGTGACCATTGCGGGAGGCGGCAGCAACTGAGGCCATCATGCATCTTATCCTCGATATCGCCTGGACGCATATCGCCGGTCGCGGCCGCCAGACCGTGGTCGCGATAGTCGGCGTGGCTGTCGGCGTCGGCTTCTCCATTGCGATGGCGGCGCTGATGCAGGGCGGGCAGGACGATTTCGTCCGCCAGCTCGTCGATACCATGCCCCATGTCGAGGTGACCGACGACCAGCGCACGGCGCGCCGGCAGCCGGCCGAGGACGTCTTCGAGGTCGCCGCCCTATCGGGCCTCAGGCCGCGCGACGACCGCCGCGGCATCATCAACCCGACCGCCGCCGAGTCCTGGCTCGAGGAGTGGATACCGGGACGGTTTGCCGCGACGCTCAACACCGACGCGGTCATCCGCTATTCAGGCCGCGAGGTCGGCGCCGTGGTCATCGGCATCGATCCGGAGAGGGAAGCGAGCGTCTCGCCGATCGTCGAGGATTTCCGCGAGGGAAGCTTCGACGCGCTCACCGCCGGCGGCAACAATGTCGTGATCGGCGATACGATGGCCTCGAGACTGGGCGCCGGGCTTGGCGATACGATCACCGCGGTATCGTCCGAGGGGCTCACCCGCAACTTCAAGATCGTCGGATTGTTTCACACCGGAACCACCGCGCGCGACGAAGGCGAGGCCTATGTGCTGCAGAAGAATGCGCAAATTCTTTCCAACCGGCCGAACGCGATCAACCGGATCAGCATCAAGCTCGACGATCCGAATGCCGCCCCC includes:
- a CDS encoding efflux RND transporter periplasmic adaptor subunit encodes the protein MSAAVGAAAYWYVSRPPPVTVVTPKRGDAAEIVYANGVVEPRVWAKVTPTVRERIVEQCNCEGERVEKGHVLARLDDTEARATRGELQARLSLAQEEYRRKLALSARNTISVQEVDRARTEVAQLEALTAAQQARLASYVLHAPSAGQVLRQDGEIGEVAELGTVLFWVGEPKPLIVEAEVNEEDIPRVEVGQRALLRSDAFPGRELEAVVDSITPKGDPVTKTYRVRFRLPDDTPLRIGMSTDVNVIVRQSPNTLILPSAAVSGKRVAVVEGGDVRLREIETGIRGTSGVEVLSGLEEAAQVISPFPADLAEGTRVTIAGGGSN
- a CDS encoding ABC transporter permease — translated: MHLILDIAWTHIAGRGRQTVVAIVGVAVGVGFSIAMAALMQGGQDDFVRQLVDTMPHVEVTDDQRTARRQPAEDVFEVAALSGLRPRDDRRGIINPTAAESWLEEWIPGRFAATLNTDAVIRYSGREVGAVVIGIDPEREASVSPIVEDFREGSFDALTAGGNNVVIGDTMASRLGAGLGDTITAVSSEGLTRNFKIVGLFHTGTTARDEGEAYVLQKNAQILSNRPNAINRISIKLDDPNAAPTIARRVEAELGYKAVAWQEANESILEALVVRNIIMYTVVAAIMLVAGFGIFNIISTITHEKARDIAIMKSLGFSEADMRRLFVLEGLAIGGAGSLLGWVLGFSITYALSLVRFEIAATGQEMTQLPIAWSTLHYLIATASAVGSAAVAGYLPARRAAHLNPVDIIRGAT